A stretch of the Arcobacter sp. LA11 genome encodes the following:
- a CDS encoding response regulator transcription factor: protein MNIKNVLLIEDNLELQTLISNFLKSYDYVCKVYSEPVEALKDFEENHFKYAIVILDLGLPKMDGFDLFKKLKEVRDIPIIISTARDDIGNKIYGFELGAADYLSKPYEPRELVLRIDAILKRYENDKEKIYKNNKELKIADLIIDMRKNKVFLENQEIEFTKIESEIFFMFISNINKVVSREDIVNQTSLKKDTKNRTIDTHISNIRYKINDDPKNPTYIKSAWGIGYKFINKN, encoded by the coding sequence TTGAATATAAAAAATGTACTTTTGATAGAAGATAATTTAGAACTTCAAACACTTATAAGTAATTTTCTAAAATCCTATGACTACGTTTGTAAAGTATATTCAGAACCAGTAGAAGCATTAAAAGATTTTGAAGAAAATCATTTCAAGTATGCTATTGTCATTTTAGATTTGGGTCTTCCAAAAATGGATGGATTTGATCTTTTTAAAAAATTAAAAGAAGTTAGAGATATACCAATAATAATATCAACAGCAAGGGATGATATTGGTAATAAAATCTATGGGTTTGAGTTAGGTGCTGCTGACTATCTATCAAAACCTTATGAGCCAAGAGAATTGGTGTTAAGAATTGATGCAATATTAAAACGATATGAAAATGACAAAGAAAAAATATATAAAAATAACAAAGAACTTAAAATTGCCGATTTAATAATAGACATGCGTAAAAATAAGGTATTTTTGGAAAATCAAGAAATAGAATTTACCAAAATTGAATCAGAAATATTTTTTATGTTTATCTCTAATATTAATAAAGTAGTTTCTAGAGAAGATATTGTCAATCAAACCTCTTTAAAAAAAGATACTAAAAATAGAACTATAGACACACATATTAGTAATATACGGTATAAAATAAATGATGACCCTAAAAATCCCACATATATTAAATCAGCATGGGGAATAGGATACAAGTTTATCAATAAAAACTAA
- a CDS encoding Na+/H+ antiporter subunit E, whose protein sequence is MTTRYYFILAFVLALFWFLLSGHTSILLLTLGLASIILVTWLVSRMDRNDNAPIRMLFSIEFLSYLAWLVWQVLLTNIDVARRIWKTSLPIKPTCRKIKVSVKNPLIKTIYANSITLTPGTVTTEVGEDYFIVHALNVEGLDELEEGEMERRLIRLEEKQ, encoded by the coding sequence ATGACAACTAGGTATTATTTTATTTTAGCTTTTGTCCTTGCCCTATTTTGGTTTTTATTATCCGGCCACACCAGTATATTATTGCTGACTCTTGGTCTTGCATCTATAATTCTGGTTACATGGTTAGTTAGTCGTATGGATCGCAACGATAATGCTCCAATTCGTATGTTATTTTCTATAGAATTTCTTTCTTATCTTGCTTGGCTTGTTTGGCAAGTTCTTCTTACTAACATTGATGTTGCACGTCGTATTTGGAAAACATCATTGCCAATTAAACCCACATGTCGTAAGATTAAAGTAAGTGTCAAAAATCCACTAATCAAAACCATTTATGCAAATTCAATAACATTGACACCAGGTACAGTAACTACTGAGGTAGGTGAAGATTACTTTATTGTACATGCACTAAATGTTGAAGGTCTAGATGAATTGGAAGAAGGTGAAATGGAAAGACGTCTTATTCGTCTGGAGGAAAAACAATGA
- a CDS encoding monovalent cation/H+ antiporter complex subunit F, whose translation MLITLALTLVRAFLGPSIYDRILAVNSFGTKTVLLIVVGGHALGWFSYIDIALMYALINFVGTLAVMRFFEQYNPQGEQS comes from the coding sequence TTGCTAATTACACTAGCATTGACATTAGTTCGTGCCTTTCTAGGCCCAAGTATTTATGACAGAATACTTGCCGTTAACTCTTTTGGTACTAAAACAGTTTTATTAATTGTTGTTGGTGGACATGCACTAGGTTGGTTTAGTTATATAGATATTGCATTAATGTATGCGTTAATTAACTTTGTTGGAACTCTAGCTGTAATGCGTTTTTTTGAACAATATAATCCACAAGGAGAACAGTCATGA
- the mnhG gene encoding monovalent cation/H(+) antiporter subunit G has product MTIISLLSDICLLLGGIFTITGAVGLLRLPSFYTRLHAASVTESLAAPLLIVGIMLDTGFTLDAAKLVLIIVIMVVSNPTITHALCRAAVHGGTTPEMETKNTNKEQSQTETELSGKESK; this is encoded by the coding sequence ATGACAATTATTAGCTTATTAAGTGATATTTGTTTACTTCTTGGAGGTATTTTTACTATAACTGGTGCAGTAGGTTTATTACGTCTACCTAGTTTTTATACTAGATTACATGCAGCTAGTGTTACAGAATCACTAGCTGCCCCATTATTAATTGTCGGGATTATGTTAGATACTGGATTTACACTAGATGCTGCTAAATTAGTCCTTATAATTGTTATCATGGTAGTTTCTAACCCAACTATTACTCATGCTTTATGTCGTGCTGCTGTCCATGGTGGTACAACACCTGAGATGGAAACTAAAAACACTAATAAAGAACAATCGCAAACTGAAACAGAGCTTTCAGGTAAGGAGTCAAAGTGA
- a CDS encoding DUF4040 domain-containing protein: protein MIENLHLLIDVCLLAFLILIVFATMKITNLFVATMLFGIFSFVTALLFLDLDAVDVAFTEAAVGAGFSTVLMLSALKLTGAVENAKHRHSALGLFIVVLTGAALIYGTADFPIMGDANAPVHLHVAPEFIQLTQEKIDIPNVVTAVLASFRGYDTFGETVVIFSAGVAVLLLLGMGHVEPKQEPEQNMVLWVVVKPFIALILIFGLYVQFHGDFGAGGGFQAGVVFASGFILYSLVFGEAYARKVIPARVLPRFSALGVLIYGITGLVSLLSNKPFLDYNALSSNPISGQHMGILLVEAGVGLAVFSTVLLIFYSFSGVNHNE from the coding sequence GTGATAGAGAATCTTCACTTACTAATTGATGTTTGTTTGCTAGCTTTTCTAATACTAATTGTTTTTGCAACTATGAAAATAACCAATTTATTCGTTGCTACTATGCTATTTGGTATTTTTAGTTTTGTTACGGCCTTATTATTTCTAGACCTAGACGCAGTAGATGTTGCTTTTACTGAGGCTGCAGTTGGTGCTGGATTTTCAACAGTACTGATGTTATCAGCTTTAAAACTTACTGGTGCAGTAGAAAATGCTAAACACCGTCATTCAGCATTGGGATTATTTATTGTAGTACTTACTGGTGCTGCTTTAATCTATGGTACAGCAGACTTTCCAATTATGGGAGATGCTAATGCTCCAGTACATCTACATGTTGCTCCTGAATTTATTCAGTTGACACAAGAAAAAATTGATATTCCCAATGTAGTAACTGCTGTACTGGCAAGTTTTCGTGGTTATGACACTTTTGGTGAAACAGTGGTTATATTCAGTGCAGGTGTTGCAGTATTACTTCTACTTGGAATGGGACATGTGGAACCTAAACAAGAACCAGAACAAAACATGGTTTTATGGGTAGTTGTTAAACCTTTTATAGCACTAATTTTAATTTTTGGACTTTATGTACAATTTCATGGTGATTTTGGCGCAGGAGGTGGTTTTCAAGCAGGGGTAGTTTTCGCTAGTGGCTTTATTTTGTATAGCCTAGTTTTTGGAGAAGCTTATGCAAGGAAAGTTATTCCAGCTAGGGTTTTACCTAGATTTTCTGCACTAGGTGTATTAATTTATGGTATAACGGGGCTTGTAAGTCTTCTATCAAATAAGCCTTTTCTTGACTATAATGCATTATCTTCTAATCCTATAAGTGGTCAACATATGGGTATATTACTGGTTGAAGCTGGCGTTGGGTTGGCAGTATTTTCTACAGTATTACTAATCTTTTATTCTTTTTCTGGAGTGAATCATAATGAATGA
- a CDS encoding cation:proton antiporter subunit C: MNELLGHFNYWIVIFLMMMGLYMVIASSNLIKKLIGLSVFQASVFILYITFGKITEGSPPIITDNVDIYSNPLPHVLILTAIVVGVATTSVGLALIVRIQEAYGSTDEDDIHDMDDNDDFNPKNRSIT; this comes from the coding sequence ATGAATGAGTTATTAGGACATTTTAATTACTGGATAGTAATTTTTCTAATGATGATGGGATTATATATGGTAATTGCATCATCTAATTTAATTAAAAAATTGATTGGTCTTTCTGTCTTTCAAGCATCGGTATTTATATTATATATTACTTTTGGAAAGATAACGGAAGGTAGTCCACCTATAATCACCGACAATGTTGATATTTATTCTAACCCTTTACCTCATGTACTTATTCTAACAGCTATTGTAGTTGGTGTTGCAACAACATCTGTTGGATTAGCATTAATTGTACGTATTCAAGAAGCTTATGGTAGTACAGATGAAGATGATATACATGATATGGATGATAATGATGATTTTAACCCTAAAAACAGGAGTATAACTTGA
- a CDS encoding monovalent cation/H+ antiporter subunit D family protein has protein sequence MLQEVDVLIYTLGGWQAPLGIELRIDALSVLLLLILSGSASLVSIYALKSVEKEIAEGKQVLFYSAFLLVMAGLIGISITGDAFNVFVFLEISSLSTYAIISMGKDRRALHASYQYLIMGTIGATFILIGIAFLYVMTGTLNMNDLAQRIPAVADTSAIRAAFAFITIGVGIKAAMLPLHQWLPNAYAYSPSVVSTFLAATATKVAVYVMIRFELTIFGIEFSLLEMPFDKILMILGTLGILGGSIYAIYQSNVKRMLAYSSIAQIGYMLLAIGLASHPGFTAALLHMFNHALIKGSLFMALGIVFFRYASTELSVMSGIGKTMPLTMAAFTIGGLSLIGVPGTAGFVSKWYLVTALLDASLWPIALLILVASVLTLIYVGRVIEVAYFRPAPEGTTQKKVPATMIVTLWIFALSNIYFGLNIDISLGISSLAVDQIIGVRP, from the coding sequence ATGTTGCAAGAAGTTGATGTACTAATTTACACGCTTGGTGGTTGGCAAGCACCCCTTGGAATTGAACTTCGTATTGATGCACTAAGTGTCTTACTTTTATTAATTTTATCTGGTTCAGCTTCACTAGTCAGTATATATGCACTAAAAAGTGTTGAAAAAGAGATTGCAGAAGGAAAACAAGTTCTATTCTATTCAGCCTTTTTATTAGTTATGGCAGGACTTATTGGTATTAGTATTACTGGCGATGCATTTAATGTTTTCGTCTTTTTAGAGATATCTTCTCTTTCTACCTATGCAATAATAAGTATGGGGAAAGATCGTCGTGCTCTGCATGCTTCATACCAATACCTTATCATGGGGACAATTGGTGCAACCTTTATTCTAATTGGTATTGCCTTTTTATATGTAATGACAGGGACACTAAATATGAATGATCTAGCACAACGTATACCAGCAGTTGCTGATACTAGTGCTATACGTGCTGCTTTTGCCTTTATTACAATTGGTGTAGGTATTAAAGCAGCAATGTTACCTTTACACCAATGGTTGCCAAATGCTTATGCTTATAGTCCATCTGTAGTTTCAACTTTCCTTGCGGCAACAGCAACTAAAGTTGCAGTTTATGTAATGATCCGTTTTGAATTAACTATATTTGGTATAGAGTTTTCACTTCTTGAAATGCCATTTGATAAAATATTAATGATACTTGGTACATTGGGTATTTTAGGTGGTTCTATTTATGCTATTTACCAAAGCAATGTTAAACGTATGCTAGCATATTCTAGTATTGCTCAAATTGGTTATATGTTATTGGCTATAGGTCTTGCAAGTCACCCAGGTTTTACTGCTGCATTGTTACATATGTTCAACCATGCCTTAATAAAAGGAAGCTTATTTATGGCACTTGGAATTGTGTTCTTCCGATATGCTAGTACAGAGTTATCTGTAATGTCAGGTATTGGTAAGACTATGCCCTTAACTATGGCTGCCTTTACTATAGGTGGTTTAAGCTTAATAGGTGTACCAGGAACTGCTGGGTTTGTAAGCAAATGGTACCTTGTAACTGCTTTACTTGATGCTTCATTATGGCCAATAGCACTATTAATACTTGTAGCTTCTGTATTGACACTGATTTATGTAGGTCGAGTTATAGAAGTTGCTTATTTCAGACCTGCGCCAGAGGGAACTACTCAGAAAAAAGTACCAGCAACGATGATAGTCACTTTATGGATATTTGCTCTAAGCAATATTTATTTTGGTTTAAACATTGATATCAGTTTAGGTATATCATCTCTTGCAGTAGATCAGATAATAGGGGTTAGACCATGA
- a CDS encoding proton-conducting transporter membrane subunit encodes MSIEVLYILILLIPLLTAVGVLVCHKNENIRESVTLIGGVSLFLVVVTLAFNYDFEKMVTVTLLEPFPDLSIALRLEPLGLIFALVAGFLWPVTSLYAIGYMRSHHEKNQTRFYTAFAISIFATMAIALSANLLTLFLAYEMLTLFTLPLVTHAGTDAARRAGWTYLGILMTTSIGFLLLAIIWTWSLTGTLEFTAGGILAGKAEPAILGGLLLLFVFGTGKAALMPFHKWLPAAMVAPTPVSSLLHAVAVVKAGVFTILKVAVYIFGIDLVASLDTAYWLSLLAGFTILSASIIAMTKDNLKARLAYSTISQLSYIILAAMLGVATGVLAGSLHIAMHAFAKITLFFCAGAILVSAHKTKVSELNGIGRAMPITMLAFLLAALSIVGLPPLGGSWSKWLLLQATMEAHNMVLLMVLLVSSLLNLFYLVEIPLRGFFAKPVDPSYNSGIKEAPKFSLIAILITTTGCLALFFLVNPAWNLVEKILP; translated from the coding sequence ATGAGTATTGAAGTACTTTATATTTTAATATTACTTATACCGTTGCTTACTGCTGTTGGTGTATTAGTATGTCATAAAAACGAAAATATCCGTGAATCTGTAACACTTATAGGTGGTGTATCTTTATTTTTAGTTGTTGTTACACTGGCATTTAACTATGACTTTGAAAAAATGGTAACTGTGACATTATTAGAACCGTTTCCTGATTTGTCAATTGCATTACGCCTTGAACCATTAGGACTGATATTTGCATTAGTAGCAGGATTTTTATGGCCTGTTACATCTTTATATGCAATTGGTTATATGCGTTCACATCATGAAAAAAACCAAACACGTTTTTATACTGCATTTGCCATCTCTATTTTTGCTACAATGGCAATAGCTTTATCAGCTAACTTATTAACACTATTTTTAGCTTACGAAATGTTAACACTTTTTACTCTACCATTAGTTACTCATGCAGGAACCGACGCAGCACGTCGTGCAGGTTGGACCTATTTAGGTATCCTAATGACAACGTCAATTGGATTTTTGCTATTAGCAATTATCTGGACATGGTCATTAACAGGTACACTAGAATTTACTGCAGGAGGAATTCTTGCTGGAAAAGCTGAACCTGCTATCTTAGGTGGATTATTATTACTATTTGTTTTTGGTACAGGGAAAGCGGCATTAATGCCATTTCACAAATGGCTACCAGCAGCAATGGTAGCACCAACACCTGTTTCTTCTTTACTACACGCAGTTGCGGTGGTAAAAGCTGGTGTTTTCACTATTTTAAAAGTTGCAGTTTATATTTTTGGAATTGACTTAGTTGCTTCACTTGACACTGCTTATTGGCTCTCGTTATTAGCTGGATTTACTATTCTTAGTGCTTCAATTATAGCAATGACAAAAGACAATCTAAAAGCAAGGTTAGCTTATTCAACAATTAGTCAGTTATCATACATTATTTTAGCTGCTATGTTAGGTGTTGCTACTGGTGTATTAGCAGGTAGTTTACATATTGCTATGCATGCATTTGCAAAGATTACTCTATTCTTCTGTGCGGGTGCAATCTTAGTTAGTGCTCATAAAACTAAAGTTTCTGAATTAAATGGTATAGGACGAGCAATGCCAATTACAATGCTAGCATTTTTACTAGCAGCACTTTCAATTGTTGGTTTACCACCTCTTGGAGGAAGTTGGAGTAAATGGTTATTGCTACAAGCAACTATGGAAGCACACAATATGGTATTACTAATGGTGTTATTAGTAAGTTCCTTATTAAATTTATTCTATTTAGTAGAAATACCATTAAGAGGTTTTTTTGCAAAACCCGTTGATCCAAGTTATAACAGCGGGATCAAAGAAGCACCAAAATTTAGTTTAATTGCAATTTTAATTACAACAACGGGCTGCCTAGCACTATTTTTCTTGGTTAACCCAGCTTGGAATCTTGTGGAGAAAATATTACCATGA
- a CDS encoding Na(+)/H(+) antiporter subunit D, whose product MDSFLPILPFFIAAILTLFTRGSLRATIMIVTPIIAAYGIYNLEVGHTFNFTLMGFELEPIRIDKLSMLFGYLFCVAGLLGNIYALYHKDTMQHFAAQAYAGSAIGAVFAGDMLTLFIYWELMALTSSVLIFARRTDASLHAGIRYLAIQIISGLLLLAGIIVYYNSIGNLNFNHIGLDAPGAWLFFLAFGIKSAFPFLHNWLTDAYPEATESGTVFLSSFTTKVAVYALARSFAGEEILIYIGATMAFFPIYYAVIENDLRRVLTYSLINQIGFMVVGVGIGTELALNGAVAHAFADVIFKGLLMMTMGAVLWSTGEMRGSELGGLYKKMPKTTWLCIIGAASISAFPLFSGFVTKSIIVSAVLAEGYYGVWLILLFAAAGVFHHAGIKIPFFAFFAHDSKFIDTAKEAPKNMLWAMSLSAVLCIAIGCFPQTFYSLLPWEMDYTVYDTTHVLTQLQLLFFSALAFVWLKLAHIYPPELKSVNIDAEWIYRKLFPKAIYQTSSVFGAYYTKIECKVEQLLNSSKSSTNKFVGADGFLSNFRSLGGMVMWVAVILSTSLFLYYI is encoded by the coding sequence ATGGATAGTTTCTTACCAATATTACCATTTTTTATTGCAGCAATTCTAACACTTTTTACTCGTGGAAGCTTGCGTGCTACTATTATGATAGTAACGCCAATTATTGCGGCTTATGGTATCTACAATCTTGAAGTTGGTCATACATTTAATTTTACACTAATGGGATTTGAACTAGAACCAATAAGAATAGATAAGCTTTCAATGCTATTTGGTTATTTATTTTGTGTTGCTGGATTATTAGGTAATATCTATGCTTTATATCATAAAGACACAATGCAACACTTTGCAGCGCAAGCCTATGCCGGTAGTGCTATAGGTGCTGTTTTTGCTGGAGATATGCTTACTTTATTTATTTACTGGGAGTTAATGGCTTTAACATCATCAGTATTGATTTTTGCTAGAAGAACTGATGCCTCACTTCATGCTGGTATTAGATATTTAGCAATACAGATTATATCTGGTTTATTATTACTAGCAGGTATTATCGTTTATTACAACTCAATTGGAAACTTAAACTTTAATCATATCGGATTAGATGCTCCAGGTGCTTGGTTATTCTTCTTAGCATTTGGTATTAAAAGTGCCTTCCCATTCTTACATAACTGGTTAACTGATGCTTATCCAGAAGCAACTGAGAGTGGTACAGTATTTTTAAGTTCATTTACAACAAAAGTTGCGGTTTATGCATTAGCAAGATCTTTTGCAGGTGAAGAAATTCTTATTTACATTGGTGCAACAATGGCCTTCTTCCCAATTTACTATGCAGTAATTGAAAATGACTTAAGAAGAGTATTAACATACAGTCTTATCAACCAGATTGGATTTATGGTAGTTGGTGTTGGTATTGGTACAGAGTTAGCCCTAAATGGTGCAGTAGCCCATGCATTTGCAGATGTAATCTTTAAAGGATTATTGATGATGACGATGGGAGCAGTACTATGGTCAACTGGAGAAATGCGTGGTTCGGAACTTGGAGGTTTATATAAGAAAATGCCAAAAACAACTTGGCTTTGTATTATAGGAGCTGCTTCAATTTCTGCATTCCCACTATTTAGTGGATTTGTAACTAAGTCTATTATTGTTAGTGCGGTATTAGCAGAAGGTTATTATGGAGTTTGGTTAATTTTACTATTTGCTGCAGCTGGAGTATTTCACCATGCTGGTATTAAAATTCCATTCTTCGCATTCTTTGCACACGATTCAAAATTTATTGATACAGCAAAAGAGGCTCCCAAAAATATGCTATGGGCGATGAGTCTAAGTGCAGTACTTTGTATTGCTATTGGTTGTTTCCCTCAAACTTTCTACTCTTTATTACCTTGGGAAATGGACTATACAGTATATGATACAACACATGTATTAACTCAATTACAATTACTGTTCTTCTCAGCACTTGCATTTGTTTGGTTGAAATTAGCTCATATTTATCCACCTGAACTTAAATCAGTAAATATTGATGCAGAATGGATATATCGTAAATTATTCCCAAAAGCAATTTATCAAACAAGTAGTGTTTTTGGTGCATACTATACTAAAATTGAGTGTAAAGTTGAACAATTACTAAATTCGTCTAAATCATCTACTAACAAATTTGTTGGTGCAGATGGCTTCTTGTCTAACTTTCGATCTCTTGGTGGAATGGTGATGTGGGTTGCAGTGATATTATCTACATCATTGTTTTTATATTATATATAA
- a CDS encoding APC family permease, with protein sequence MSNTQTKKLNTLTLSGLIIGPILGSGVILLPPLLYNMIGSFSLVIWASILILGFIFALIFGKLAILYPGDGGVSLATKAAMGKKYQLLTSFYLICAVFFGPVAVLLIAAEFIQEYFPNTSLVTLGFFIYLITYILLLIKINFLGKLMLIVTSAITLIFFISSINILLNTQDFTFSMPLVSLKEVGYSFLLIFWAIVGWEVIGNYSNEVDNTKTLTNAVIFSAIIVSLVYILITLAICFGEFENKTTENFKLVWLIEPIFGQFSSILLSSISTILCVGTLILFVGGVARLISSLELTKFTSKVTKTRVPIGALNFLSIIYMITLLLVYLNYLTLDNLVAFADGFFIANAIIGLITAIKLFEKGFLKTSAILLTLVFSIILLFSNIFILTTIIGLFIFTYIKK encoded by the coding sequence TTGAGCAATACTCAGACTAAAAAATTAAATACCCTTACTTTATCAGGATTGATAATAGGCCCTATTTTAGGTTCAGGAGTTATTTTATTACCACCACTTTTATATAATATGATAGGAAGTTTTTCACTTGTTATTTGGGCAAGTATTCTAATTCTTGGATTTATTTTTGCACTTATATTTGGAAAACTAGCTATTTTATATCCAGGAGATGGAGGAGTTAGTCTTGCAACAAAAGCAGCAATGGGTAAGAAATATCAACTACTAACTTCATTTTATTTAATCTGTGCCGTCTTTTTTGGTCCAGTTGCAGTTTTATTAATAGCAGCAGAATTTATACAAGAATATTTTCCAAATACATCTTTAGTGACATTAGGTTTTTTTATTTATTTAATTACATATATTTTACTTCTAATAAAAATAAACTTTTTAGGAAAGTTAATGCTAATAGTTACCTCAGCTATTACTTTAATATTTTTTATTTCAAGTATCAATATATTGCTAAATACACAAGATTTTACTTTCTCAATGCCTCTTGTTTCATTAAAAGAAGTAGGATATTCATTTTTATTAATCTTTTGGGCAATAGTTGGATGGGAAGTTATAGGTAATTATTCAAATGAAGTTGACAATACAAAAACATTGACAAATGCGGTAATTTTTTCAGCAATTATAGTATCTCTTGTTTATATATTAATTACACTTGCAATTTGTTTTGGTGAATTTGAAAATAAAACAACAGAAAACTTCAAACTTGTATGGTTAATAGAACCTATATTTGGTCAATTTTCATCTATTTTACTATCTTCTATATCTACTATTTTATGTGTAGGAACTCTTATACTTTTTGTAGGAGGTGTAGCAAGATTGATATCTTCTTTAGAGCTTACAAAATTCACATCAAAAGTTACTAAAACAAGAGTACCAATAGGTGCATTAAACTTTTTATCAATTATTTATATGATAACTCTTTTATTAGTATATTTAAACTATCTTACTTTAGATAATTTAGTTGCCTTTGCTGATGGTTTTTTTATTGCAAATGCAATTATAGGACTAATTACAGCTATCAAGCTTTTTGAAAAAGGTTTTTTAAAAACTAGTGCTATTTTACTAACTTTAGTATTTTCTATTATTCTTTTGTTTTCAAATATCTTTATCTTGACAACTATTATTGGATTATTTATCTTTACTTATATAAAAAAATAG
- a CDS encoding patatin-like phospholipase family protein, whose amino-acid sequence MKLVLFRNILMYLIPIMMFTACTTKAPIFNEPITNKKGNIYKVSKNLKNTDDLSLILTFSGGGTRAASFSYGVLKELRRQNLLDEVDVISSVSGGSFTSAYYGLYGEQIFEDFEEKFLKKPIQTRLIDTFVNPFNWFDLSFSNRSDYVASLYEEEIFGKKTFGDLREDGPKIIINATDLSTGNAFSFTHDNFHRICSDLDTYPIGRAVTASSAVPVLFSPLTLKNYSGCIPYFYQKRKSKKLLSHKDRQSLNVRAYQDKENFPYVHLVDGGIADNLGIRSLFHIVSELDNDFLKVMKVFGIPNSRKVAIVVVNASDALDPKIAKQEIAPDIETTVGAVSTIQLKRYNTDTLDLVSNSFKTWEKQVNEVRCTDNKKDCNAIEFYLIELNFNQLPKEQAKKFSLTKTSLELKPEKVDELVQAGETLLRNSKEFNKLLKDIKK is encoded by the coding sequence TTGAAGTTAGTTTTATTTAGAAATATTTTAATGTATCTTATCCCAATCATGATGTTTACTGCATGTACAACGAAGGCACCAATTTTTAATGAACCAATAACTAATAAAAAAGGAAATATATATAAAGTATCGAAAAACCTAAAAAATACTGATGATTTATCTTTGATACTAACTTTTTCAGGTGGAGGAACAAGAGCAGCATCTTTTTCTTATGGTGTTTTAAAAGAGCTTAGACGTCAAAACTTATTGGATGAAGTTGATGTTATCTCGTCTGTTTCAGGTGGAAGTTTTACATCTGCTTATTATGGACTTTATGGAGAGCAAATATTTGAAGATTTCGAAGAGAAGTTTTTAAAAAAACCAATACAAACAAGACTTATTGATACTTTTGTAAACCCTTTTAATTGGTTTGATTTATCATTTTCAAATAGAAGTGATTATGTAGCTTCTTTATATGAAGAAGAGATTTTCGGTAAAAAAACTTTTGGTGATTTAAGAGAAGATGGACCAAAAATTATTATAAATGCAACTGATCTTTCAACTGGAAATGCTTTTTCTTTTACACACGATAATTTTCATAGAATATGTTCTGATCTAGATACTTATCCAATAGGTCGTGCAGTTACTGCTTCGTCTGCTGTACCTGTTTTATTTTCACCTTTAACTTTAAAAAATTATTCTGGATGTATCCCATATTTTTATCAAAAAAGAAAATCAAAAAAGTTATTGAGTCATAAAGATAGACAATCATTAAATGTAAGAGCTTATCAAGATAAAGAAAATTTTCCTTATGTACATTTAGTAGATGGAGGAATTGCAGATAATCTTGGTATTCGTTCACTCTTTCATATAGTTTCAGAGCTAGATAATGATTTTTTAAAAGTGATGAAAGTTTTTGGTATACCAAATAGTAGAAAAGTAGCCATTGTAGTTGTAAATGCTTCAGATGCTTTAGATCCAAAGATTGCAAAACAAGAAATAGCTCCTGATATTGAAACTACAGTTGGTGCTGTAAGTACAATTCAACTTAAAAGATATAATACCGATACTTTAGATTTAGTTAGTAACTCTTTTAAAACCTGGGAAAAGCAAGTAAATGAAGTTAGATGTACAGATAATAAAAAAGATTGTAATGCAATTGAATTTTACTTAATAGAGTTAAACTTTAATCAACTTCCCAAAGAACAAGCTAAAAAGTTTTCATTAACTAAAACTTCTTTAGAATTAAAACCTGAGAAAGTTGATGAATTAGTCCAAGCTGGAGAAACTTTATTACGAAACTCAAAAGAATTTAATAAACTTTTAAAAGATATAAAAAAATAG